GAAGACCAGCGCCAGGATCGGGCGGCGCACGAAGAGTGCCGTGAAGGTTTGCTTGCCGGATGCTCTTTCGGGAAGATCGGTGACGGTCACGTTCATTGTGTCGCGACCCCGTTTTTCGAGGCCATTTCATTGCCGAAGCGCACCGGCCCACCCTCGCGGACGCGCTGCAGGCCCTGCGTCACGATGGCGTCGCCATCCTTGATGCCGGCCTTCACGAGCACGAAATCCGGATTGCGTTGCACGATGCTGACACGCACCTTGTTCGACTTGCCGTCGACCACCCGCCAGACGAAAGAGCCCTGCGAATCCCACTGGACGGAAAGCGGATCAACGGCCGGATATTTGTCGCCTGCGAATTTCATGCTGACATTGAAGGACATGCCGGCGCGAAGCACGTCCGCGCGGTTGTCGATCTTGGCGCGGATGCGCAGTGTCCGGCTCGCCGCATCGATGCGGTTGTCGACTGCCTGGACCTCTCCGGTGAACGCCTGTCCCGGCCGCGCGACGGTGGTTACCTCAACCGGCTGGCCGACGGAAACCGTATTGGCAAAGCGCTCCGGCACCCAGTAGTCGACCAGGATTTCCGAGCGGTCGTCGAGCGTCACGATCGGCGTGCTGGTGGTCACGTTGTCGCCGATGTTGACCGGGACGATGCCGACGATGCCGTCGATCGGCGCCACGATATTGCGCCGGGTGAGATTGAGCTCGGCGGCCTGCAGCTGCAGCCGCGCCCCCTGCTCGGCGATCTCGGCATCGAATACGTCCATGCGCGCAACGCTGGACTTGATGTTGTGATAGAGATTGGATTTCTCGATCGCGCTCTTCAGCGCCACTTCGGCCTGCCCCTTGGCGATCACCTGCTCCTCGCTGTCGAGCTTGGCAAGCACCTGACCCTGCTTGACCTTGTCGCCGGACTTGATGAGGATCTCACGGATCGTGCCCATTGCCTGCGGCGTCACCGCCACGGAGCGGATCGCGTCGCCTGTGCCGATCGCGTTCAGCCGGTCGTTGACAACGCCCTGCACGACGGCCTGCGTCACGACCAGAACGGCGCTGTTGCGCCCGCCGCCGTTGCGTCCGCCCTGGCTGCCCTCGCCCTGACCCGACGCATCGCCCCCGGGCTTCACGGGGGGAGCCACCCTGGCGACAAGGTTTTGCGGGACGCCGGCATTTCTCAATACATCGGCGGCACCCGGCACAAGAAAAATCCATCCGGCAAAGCCGGCCGCAATAACGATAAGAGAAAGAACAAACTGCTTCCAAAAGGCCATACACGTCTCCGAAGGGGCCGAGGGTCAGACCCGGGACGATCCCAAGAGCGCCTTTAGACATATTCCCCACTGACTGCGGCAATATCGCCCCTTTACAAGCGGCCATCAAGCGCACGTGCCGGTCATTACAGAATTGTAATCTCCATCCTCACGAAAACAGGTCACTTTTGCTTGAGCGGAAGCGTATTTCCGGCTCGCGACTGACAATCGCTACTTTAGGGACTGGACAGGCATCTGCCGCCGCCCTGAATGCGCCGGCGCGCCAACGGTCGGCCTTCCTCCTGGAGGGGTTGGAATGAACCAAGAACATCTTTTCTGGCCTTTCCATCCCGAATCACTACATTACGCGCCATGAGCAATAGTTTCGACGATATCCCCTTCTTCGACGAAGAACCGGGCGAGGCCCCGCGCAAGCCGCAGGCGCCTACGCCTGCAGCCGGAGGGATCGCCGCCCGTGCCATGGCTGCCCGCGACGGCGCCAAGCGACCGGATTACCTCGCGGGCCTGAACCCCGAACAGACGGAAGCCGTCGAAACGCTGGAAGGCCCGG
Above is a window of Rhizobium etli 8C-3 DNA encoding:
- a CDS encoding efflux RND transporter periplasmic adaptor subunit; amino-acid sequence: MAFWKQFVLSLIVIAAGFAGWIFLVPGAADVLRNAGVPQNLVARVAPPVKPGGDASGQGEGSQGGRNGGGRNSAVLVVTQAVVQGVVNDRLNAIGTGDAIRSVAVTPQAMGTIREILIKSGDKVKQGQVLAKLDSEEQVIAKGQAEVALKSAIEKSNLYHNIKSSVARMDVFDAEIAEQGARLQLQAAELNLTRRNIVAPIDGIVGIVPVNIGDNVTTSTPIVTLDDRSEILVDYWVPERFANTVSVGQPVEVTTVARPGQAFTGEVQAVDNRIDAASRTLRIRAKIDNRADVLRAGMSFNVSMKFAGDKYPAVDPLSVQWDSQGSFVWRVVDGKSNKVRVSIVQRNPDFVLVKAGIKDGDAIVTQGLQRVREGGPVRFGNEMASKNGVATQ